Genomic segment of Nitrospinota bacterium:
TGTGTGAACCTCCAGACGTAGGCAAGCCTGTAGCGCGGAAGCCGGCCATATACGCGGAAACAGCCGATGAAAAGAGGCTTGATCGCCGAAGTCAGATGTGTTGAATGTCTTCTTTGACCTTCTTCTTTACAATGGTAGCGGCGGCCATCTTCACTTTTGGGATCAGTATTTTTGCGGTCGTTTCGAGCCCTTTGTAAAGCTGAAGGTCTTCCTTGTCCACCACGTCTACCGCGCCTATTTCTTCCGCCCTGAACCGCTGTTTGCTCCCCTTTTGAGCCACGGAGCTAACAATAACGACCGGCTTTGGCATATGGATCATAAGCTTTTTCAGGAATGTAACACCGTCCATTTTCGGCATGATTATATCCAGGGTAATAACATCGGGATCCAGCTCCAGTATCCTTTCCCTCGCATGGTACGGATCCTCCGCGTCGCCGATCACCTCAATATCCTTGTCGGTATGAAGAGCATTGGTGATGATCTGCCTGATGGTGGATGAATCGTCGACAACAAGTACCCTTATCTTTCTGCTGGCAAGAGCCTTTTTCTTCTGTTCAAGCTGAAGGGTCATTTCCGAG
This window contains:
- a CDS encoding response regulator is translated as MEKKNVFILPGEMAVSKHPAMFSTLLGSCVAICLYNPKMKYGGINHYMLPTGEKVESMKGKYGDYATEKLVEMMMKLDPDIKNLQAHVFGGGAVVGHLSAGEGIGKKNIELAKTLLDHYGIKIKTWEVGGNNGRKIYFDTEKGEIESKLIERSEMTLQLEQKKKALASRKIRVLVVDDSSTIRQIITNALHTDKDIEVIGDAEDPYHARERILELDPDVITLDIIMPKMDGVTFLKKLMIHMPKPVVIVSSVAQKGSKQRFRAEEIGAVDVVDKEDLQLYKGLETTAKILIPKVKMAAATIVKKKVKEDIQHI